A single Bos mutus isolate GX-2022 chromosome 25, NWIPB_WYAK_1.1, whole genome shotgun sequence DNA region contains:
- the ZFAND2A gene encoding AN1-type zinc finger protein 2A isoform X3 — protein sequence MEFPDLGKHCSEKTCKQLDFLPLKCDACKQDFCKDHFTYAAHKCPLAFTKVFTFRCSREGCRRREMLRVACEECRGSFCLQHRHPLDHGCTRRGPPGSLAGCLEPRPSGASREGLGSWLARHFRFKVK from the exons ATGGAGTTCCCTGATTTGGGGAAGCACTGTTCAGAAAAAACATGCAAGCAGCTAG atttccttccGTTAAAATGTGATGCGTGTAAACAAGATTTCTGTAAAGATCATTTTACCTATGCTGCACATAAGTGTCCCCTTGCATTCACCAAG GTGTTTACGTTCCGCTGCTCCAGGGAGGGCTGCAGGAGGAGAGAGATGCTGCGGGTGGCGTGTGAGGAGTGCCGCGGCAGCTTCTGCCTCCAGCACAGACACCCTCTGGACCACGGCTGCACCCGCAGGGGCCCCCCCGGCAGCTTAGCCGG GTGCTTGGAACCCAGGCCGTCGGGGGCTTCCCGCGAGGGGCTGGGCAGCTGGCTGGCCCGGCACTTCAG gtTCAAAGTAAAGTGA
- the ZFAND2A gene encoding AN1-type zinc finger protein 2A isoform X2: MEFPDLGKHCSEKTCKQLDFLPLKCDACKQDFCKDHFTYAAHKCPLAFTKDVRVPVCPLCNSPVPVKRGEIPDVVVGAHMDGDCRRPPGQETAKVFTFRCSREGCRRREMLRVACEECRGSFCLQHRHPLDHGCTRRGPPGSLAGCLEPRPSGASREGLGSWLARHFRFKVK, from the exons ATGGAGTTCCCTGATTTGGGGAAGCACTGTTCAGAAAAAACATGCAAGCAGCTAG atttccttccGTTAAAATGTGATGCGTGTAAACAAGATTTCTGTAAAGATCATTTTACCTATGCTGCACATAAGTGTCCCCTTGCATTCACCAAG GATGTCCGGGTCCCGGTGTGCCCACTCTGTAACAGCCCCGTCCCAGTGAAACGGGGGGAGATCCCCGATGTGGTGGTAGGTGCGCACATGGATGGAGACTGTCGGCGTCCCCCTGGGCAGGAGACGGCGAAG GTGTTTACGTTCCGCTGCTCCAGGGAGGGCTGCAGGAGGAGAGAGATGCTGCGGGTGGCGTGTGAGGAGTGCCGCGGCAGCTTCTGCCTCCAGCACAGACACCCTCTGGACCACGGCTGCACCCGCAGGGGCCCCCCCGGCAGCTTAGCCGG GTGCTTGGAACCCAGGCCGTCGGGGGCTTCCCGCGAGGGGCTGGGCAGCTGGCTGGCCCGGCACTTCAG gtTCAAAGTAAAGTGA
- the ZFAND2A gene encoding AN1-type zinc finger protein 2A isoform X1: protein MEFPDLGKHCSEKTCKQLDFLPLKCDACKQDFCKDHFTYAAHKCPLAFTKDVRVPVCPLCNSPVPVKRGEIPDVVVGAHMDGDCRRPPGQETAKFCVNPFSEHLLAVTVELQAESEPPPVITSMSEEPRAGRGPQQTVRGSLSRPQRGGSPASCTSPSCVLPGPTQVVLWDAGRVAPSLGLQHNSRPHSCEAESPSAAAGSGF, encoded by the exons ATGGAGTTCCCTGATTTGGGGAAGCACTGTTCAGAAAAAACATGCAAGCAGCTAG atttccttccGTTAAAATGTGATGCGTGTAAACAAGATTTCTGTAAAGATCATTTTACCTATGCTGCACATAAGTGTCCCCTTGCATTCACCAAG GATGTCCGGGTCCCGGTGTGCCCACTCTGTAACAGCCCCGTCCCAGTGAAACGGGGGGAGATCCCCGATGTGGTGGTAGGTGCGCACATGGATGGAGACTGTCGGCGTCCCCCTGGGCAGGAGACGGCGAAG TTTTGCGTTAATCCCTTTTCAGAACATCTCTTGGCGGTCACTGTAGAACTTCAGGCGGAGTCTGAGCCGCCACCGGTGATCACCTCCATGTCTGAGGAGCCCCGGGCTGGCCGAGGCCCTCAGCAGACAGTGCGTGGCAGCCTGTCCCGCCCTCAGAGGGGAGGCTCTCCGGCCTCCTGCACGTCCCCGAGCTGCGTGCTCCCCGGGCCAACCCAGGTGGTCCTCTGGGATGCGGGCCGTGTGGCCCCCTCTCTCGGCCTCCAGCACAACTCCAGGCCCCACTCCTGTGAGGCTGAGTCACCGTCTGCAGCCGCGGGTTCTGGTTTCTGA